The following proteins are encoded in a genomic region of Dyadobacter sp. UC 10:
- a CDS encoding RES family NAD+ phosphorylase — translation MELFRISRVAYQDDLTGIGAFRHGGRWNSPGHHMLYTASHRSLAMLEVLVHLNKSIPPPDYVIVVLYIPDAMATVNVPYMVPDWEFEQHWSRDTGDQWITKKTSLLCRVPSIVVQSEYNFLINPAHENAGAIKVVDKEPFEFDTRLFTSFVKK, via the coding sequence ATGGAGTTATTCAGGATCTCGCGCGTCGCATACCAGGATGATCTGACTGGAATAGGGGCTTTCCGGCACGGCGGGAGATGGAATTCGCCGGGTCACCATATGTTATACACGGCTTCTCACCGGTCGCTTGCAATGCTGGAAGTGCTGGTACATTTGAATAAGTCAATACCGCCGCCGGACTATGTCATCGTAGTTTTATATATCCCGGATGCAATGGCCACTGTCAATGTGCCTTATATGGTGCCAGACTGGGAATTTGAGCAGCACTGGAGCAGGGATACCGGTGATCAGTGGATTACAAAAAAGACATCCTTGCTGTGCCGCGTTCCGTCGATTGTCGTGCAGTCAGAATATAATTTTCTGATTAACCCGGCGCATGAGAACGCAGGCGCAATCAAAGTAGTGGACAAAGAACCTTTTGAATTTGATACCAGACTTTTTACATCTTTTGTAAAGAAATAA
- the hisC gene encoding histidinol-phosphate transaminase, which produces MSNTFDLKKILRPHILTLAPYSSARDEYTGHVGVFLDANENPYGSVTEADYNRYPDPHQVDIKQKITSIKHVSPDRTFLGNGSDEPIDLLTRAICVPGRDHVIIMPPTYGMYEVSASIHDVHIDRVSLTTDYQIDVDAVLNAVQNDTKIIWICSPNNPTGNNVQDSAIETILSGFNGLVVVDEAYIDFTDKPSWVSRLDEFPNLVVLQTFSKAWGLAGLRAGMCFASAELVRVLNKIKPPYNISLPAQQALLAGLEHVSAKDKMVSDILTERKSLQDALLELSIVVKIHPSDANFLLVQFEDAKAVMDYLISETIIVRDRSRVHLCEGCLRITVGTNKENEVLIESLKKYQQKNVTV; this is translated from the coding sequence ATGAGCAATACATTTGACCTGAAAAAAATATTACGGCCGCATATTCTGACGCTGGCTCCTTATTCATCAGCAAGGGACGAATATACCGGTCACGTTGGTGTATTCCTCGATGCTAACGAAAATCCTTACGGCTCGGTTACCGAGGCTGATTATAACCGCTACCCGGATCCTCATCAGGTCGATATCAAACAAAAAATCACTTCGATCAAGCACGTTTCACCGGACAGGACTTTTCTCGGAAATGGTAGCGACGAGCCGATCGACCTGCTCACCCGCGCTATCTGTGTGCCGGGGCGCGACCACGTGATCATTATGCCGCCGACCTACGGAATGTACGAAGTGAGCGCTTCCATTCACGACGTGCACATTGACAGAGTTTCTCTCACGACTGACTATCAAATCGACGTGGACGCGGTCTTGAATGCCGTTCAAAACGATACCAAGATCATCTGGATATGCTCGCCCAATAATCCGACAGGGAATAATGTTCAGGACAGCGCAATTGAGACCATTCTTTCCGGCTTCAATGGCCTGGTTGTTGTGGACGAAGCATATATCGATTTTACAGACAAGCCTTCCTGGGTAAGTCGCCTTGATGAGTTTCCAAATCTGGTCGTGCTTCAAACTTTTTCGAAAGCCTGGGGACTCGCCGGCTTGAGAGCAGGTATGTGCTTTGCCTCCGCCGAGCTGGTACGGGTTTTAAATAAAATAAAACCACCCTACAATATCAGTTTGCCGGCGCAACAGGCACTCCTGGCGGGATTAGAGCATGTTTCAGCGAAAGACAAGATGGTTTCGGACATTCTTACAGAGCGGAAATCTCTGCAAGATGCGTTGCTGGAATTATCGATTGTTGTGAAAATTCACCCGTCAGACGCCAATTTTTTACTGGTGCAATTCGAAGATGCAAAGGCGGTTATGGATTATCTGATCAGCGAAACCATTATCGTTAGGGACAGGTCCAGGGTTCACTTATGCGAAGGCTGCCTTAGAATTACAGTAGGCACCAATAAAGAAAACGAAGTTTTGATCGAATCTTTAAAGAAATACCAACAGAAAAACGTTACAGTATAA